A genomic segment from Spinacia oleracea cultivar Varoflay chromosome 3, BTI_SOV_V1, whole genome shotgun sequence encodes:
- the LOC130469355 gene encoding probable helicase MAGATAMA 3, producing the protein MLVIDEAAQLKECESLIPLQVPGVKNVILIGGDKQLPAMVQSKVAENDDFGRSLFERLSKYEDAYMTARTDVASGQLSGIKLRDDLGDSSSGDQLMELLDRIRYPSK; encoded by the exons ATGCTGGTCATTGATGAAGCTGCGCAACTTAAAGAATGTGAATCCTTGATTCCTTTGCAGGTTCCAGGCGTGAAAAACGTTATTTTGATTGGCGGTGACAAACAGCTACCAGCAATGGTTCAAAGCAAG GTTGCGGAAAATGATGATTTTGGACGGAGTTTGTTTGAAAGGTTATCAAAATACGAGGATGCTTATATGACAGCAAGAACTGATGTTGCATCAGGACAGTTATCTGGTATCAAGTTAAGAGACGATCTAGGAGATTCGAGTTCAGGTGATCAACTAATGGAGTTGTTGGACAGAATTCGTTATCcgtcaaaataa
- the LOC110786067 gene encoding pentatricopeptide repeat-containing protein At1g77405, which yields MLPAKTQVYHHLHHHRSPVVKQVLAVLLRDGPFDAATFSASFQWSTQPVSDILRSIPTFFFTPTRSIGRQPNHNRHRAPLKQRDLRQESVKLQNCSLVLGPVAHRDPTRVNHGVLKSTQFFYWVESHGGFTHNEMTVREMAIVLAKANKLYELWNFLREMSRRGDGGLITTMSITCLIKCLGEEGLVNEAMQAFYRMKQFHCKPDVYAYNTVILALCRVGFFVKAKSLLQQMELPGFRCPPDTYTYTIFISSYCKYALQTGCRKAIRRRLWEANHCFRLMLFKGFVPDIVTYNSLIDGCCKTNRIERALVLLEDMIKRGCLPNRVTYDSFIRYYSVVNEIDKAIEMLRRMQGMNHGTPTTSSYTPIIHALCEVGRATEAWEFLVLLVNGGLIPREYTYKLVLDALNCNGNSNLLDEGIRRKIEDGILGRYRQRMKAKPFMNRKGYVLVIEDQ from the coding sequence ATGTTGCCTGCAAAAACTCAGGTctaccaccacctccaccaccaccgtTCCCCGGTGGTTAAGCAGGTGCTTGCTGTCCTGCTTAGGGATGGCCCGTTTGATGCCGCCACCTTTTCCGCATCATTCCAGTGGAGCACCCAACCCGTTTCTGACATCCTCCGCTCCATACCCACATTCTTCTTCACTCCCACTCGGTCCATTGGCCGTCAACCCAACCACAACCGACACCGTGCTCCGCTCAAGCAGCGCGACCTCCGACAGGAGTCTGTCAAGCTCCAAAACTGTTCCTTAGTCCTTGGTCCGGTTGCCCATCGAGACCCTACCCGTGTTAATCACGGCGTCTTGAAATCGACCCAATTCTTCTACTGGGTCGAATCCCATGGCGGGTTCACCCACAACGAAATGACCGTCAGAGAAATGGCCATTGTGTTGGCTAAAGCTAATAAATTGTATGAGCTGTGGAATTTTCTCAGGGAAATGAGTAGGAGAGGAGATGGTGGACTCATAACTACCATGTCCATCACCTGTTTGATAAAATGCTTAGGTGAAGAGGGGCTTGTAAATGAGGCAATGCAGGCCTTTTATAGAATGAAACAGTTTCATTGCAAACCAGATGTTTATGCTTATAACACTGTAATCTTAGCACTGTGCAGAGTTGGATTCTTCGTGAAAGCCAAGTCTTTGCTGCAGCAAATGGAACTACCAGGGTTTCGTTGTCCGCCTGATACGTACACCTATACCATTTTTATAAGCTCTTACTGCAAGTACGCATTGCAGACTGGATGTAGGAAGGCGATCAGGCGGAGGTTGTGGGAAGCAAATCATTGTTTCCGGTTGATGTTGTTTAAGGGTTTTGTTCCTGATATTGTCACCTATAATAGCTTGATTGATGGGTGTTGTAAGACTAATAGGATTGAAAGAGCCCTTGTGCTCTTGGAGGATATGATAAAAAGGGGTTGTTTACCAAATCGAGTTACATATGATTCTTTCATTAGATACTATAGTGTGGTGAACGAGATCGATAAGGCTATCGAGATGTTGAGAAGAATGCAGGGAATGAATCATGGGACTCCTACGACTAGCTCTTATACACCGATTATTCATGCTTTGTGTGAAGTCGGGAGGGCTACTGAAGCTTGGGAGTTTCTTGTACTACTTGTCAATGGAGGTTTGATTCCTAGGGAGTATACTTACAAGTTGGTTCTTGATGCCCTAAATTGCAATGGAAATTCCAATCTTCTAGATGAAGGAATCCGTAGAAAAATTGAGGATGGTATACTAGGTAGATATAGGCAGAGAATGAAAGCTAAACCCTTTATGAACCGAAAAGGTTATGTTCTTGTAATCGAAGATCAATGA
- the LOC110786068 gene encoding uncharacterized ATP-dependent helicase C29A10.10c, whose amino-acid sequence MEKSTDIEEASLLDMVFSWSFSDIRNKNLYKDKMKRIPEVFSSTTDYTSAFKIPLAEETREGVCSGMESVGHAPACEISNIHMYAYNQASNPLQCYISTRKITGFSVAHYEPKPGDLIVISVRKPRRIEDLNDQLSGKPIILALVVRPITTTDDSDKTQFQLSREVDPELLSRLANKRVRLFATYLVNLTPNLRIWEALNPYPQGFSMDLALKVLKPNFHTAEDCSICVSVGNFVAVDSRVRGEIEPFKLDKSQKAAVLSVHLMRRCTHQKDSVKLIWGPPGTGKTKTAASLLFSLLKSRCRTLVCAPTNIAVLQVAKRLMGLLLQSEYITYGLGDVLLFGNRERMKVDDHDELLNVFLDNRAEVLSTCLSPTTGWTHSLISMIALLEDPEKEYKLYLQNRGGSSLLSWLSSWIWKPQVKDSEILSLEEFLKERFYSNDEHLAFLTKNLYTNLPTSFITLDVVKKMIRLLDLLKELREARARIDHDQIFRIKKIEILKILNSLPKQFFHPILSCSGIPDTQLIKDFCLQNSYLIFCTASSAVKMKTTLAPVEMLVIDEAAQLKECESLIPFQVPGLKNVVLIGDEKQLPAMVQSKVAGYADFGRSLFERLAKLGKKKHLLKIQYRMHPSISLFPNKEFYGKQIIDAPNVKEKAYCKRFLQGDMYGTYSFINVRGEENFDKGYSPRNLVEAAVVNEIVAKLFKGYCTSGQKVSVGIISPYKGQVGLIQEQIGKKYAKYKDTGFSVSVRSVDGFQGGEEDVIIISSVRSNENGEIGFLSNHQRTNAALTRARYCLWVVGNGTTLTNSRSVWMKLVISAKNRGCFYNAEKDKDLNRAMTAGTDVAESLSGKLSGIKLRDGYGDSSSVSRPEGEKKVP is encoded by the exons ATGGAGAAATCTACTGATATAGAAGAGGCAAGCTTGCTGGATATGGTGTTTTCTTGGTCTTTTTCAGACATTCGCAACAAAAATCTTTACAAGGATAAG ATGAAGCGCATTCCTGAGGTGTTTTCATCAACAACTGACTACACAAGCGCGTTCAAAATCCCGCTTGCTGAGGAAACTCGTGAGGGTGTATGCTCTGGAATGGAATCCGTAGGCCATGCTCCTGCTTGCGAGATATCAAATATTCATATGTATGCATATAACCAGGCTTCTAATCCATTACAGTGTTACATTTCAACCAGAAAAATTACAGGTTTCAGTGTAGCACATTATGAGCCAAAGCCAGGGGACCTCATTGTTATTTCAGTTAGAAAGCCGCGAAGgattgaagatttgaatgatCAGCTGTCTGGAAAACCAATAATTCTTGCCTTGGTTGTTAGACCTATTACAACAACAGATGATTCTGACAAAACACAGTTTCAGTTATCCAGGGAAGTTGATCCTGAACTGCTATCCAGACTAGCCAACAAGCGCGTAAGACTTTTTGCAACTTATTTGGTTAACTTAACCCCGAATTTGAGGATATGGGAAGCACTTAACCCTTATCCTCAAGGGTTTAGCATGGACCTTGCTCTGAAGGTTCTAAAGCCTAACTTTCAT ACAGCTGAGGACTGCAGTATATGCGTCTCTGTTGGGAACTTTGTAGCTGTGGATTCAAGAGTACGAGGGGAAATCGAACCTTTCAAGCTAGATAAATCCCAAAAAGCTGCTGTTTTAAGTGTTCATTTGATGAGAAGATGCACACACCAAAAAGACAGTGTTAAACTCATATGGGGTCCTCCTGGTACAGGAAAGACAAAAACAGCTGCTTCCCTTTTGTTTTCACTTCTCAAATCAAGATGCAGGACACTAGTTTGCGCTCCTACAAACATAGCAGTTCTGCAAGTAGCTAAAAGGCTTATGGGGCTGCTCTTACAGTCCGAGTACATTACGTATGGCTTGGGTGATGTGCTTCTGTTTGGAAATCGTGAAAGAATGAAGGTGGATGATCACGATGAGCTCTTAAACGTGTTTTTGGACAATCGAGCTGAAGTTCTTTCCACATGCCTTTCACCTACTACTGGTTGGACGCATAGCTTGATTTCAATGATTGCTTTACTTGAAGATCCTGAAAAGGAATACAAACTGTACTTGCAAAACAGAGGTGGTTCTTCTTTGCTTTCATGGCTTTCTTCTTGGATTTGGAAACCCCAGGTCAAGGATTCTGAGATACTGTCATTAGAAGAATTTCTGAAGGAAAGATTCTATTCTAATGATGAACATTTAGCATTCTTGACGAAGAATCTTTACACCAACTTGCCAACATCATTCATTACATTAGATGTTGTGAAGAAAATGATAAGATTGCTTGATCTGCTTAAAGAACTTAGAGAAGCACGAGCAAGAATCGATCATGACCAGATATTTAGAATTAAGAAGATTGAGATCCTTAAAATTCTGAATTCCCTTCCTAAGCAATTCTTTCATCCAATTCTCTCATGTTCTGGGATTCCTGACACACAATTAATCAAGGATTTCTGTTTACAGAACAGTTATTTGATTTTCTGCACAGCCTCGAGTGCTGTTAAAATGAAAACAACCTTGGCACCAGTGGAAATGTTGGTCATTGATGAAGCTGCACAGTTGAAAGAATGTGAGTCCTTGATTCCATTTCAAGTTCCAGGGCTCAAAAATGTGGTTTTGATAGGCGATGAGAAACAGCTACCAGCAATGGTTCAGAGCAAG GTTGCGGGATATGCTGATTTTGGACGGAGCTTGTTTGAAAGGCTAGCAAAACTCGGGAAAAAGAAGCATCTCCTTAAAATTCAGTACAGGATGCATCCTTCCATTAGTCTATTCCCTAATAAAGAGTTTTATGGGAAACAGATTATAGATGCTCCAAATGTGAAAGAAAAAGCCTACTGCAAGCGTTTTCTTCAAGGAGACATGTATGGAACCTATTCTTTCATCAATGTAAGAGGAGAAGAGAATTTCGATAAAGGTTATAGCCCCAGAAACTTGGTAGAGGCCGCGGTAGTGAATGAAATTGTTGCAAAACTCTTTAAGG GGTATTGTACCTCAGGTCAAAAAGTAAGTGTTGGAATAATATCACCTTACAAGGGTCAAGTTGGTTTGATTCAAGAACAAATTGGTAAGAAATATGCCAAATACAAGGATACTGGTTTCTCTGTGAGTGTTCGTTCTGTTGACGGATTTCAAGGTGGAGAGGAGGATGTCATAATAATTTCGAGTGTTCGAAGTAATGAGAATGGAGAAATTGGCTTCCTTTCCAATCACCAGAGAACAAATGCAGCCCTAACAAGAGCAAG GTACTGTCTGTGGGTAGTAGGAAATGGAACAACTTTGACCAATAGTAGATCTGTGTGGATGAAACTTGTGATCAGTGCCAAAAATCGAGGATGCTTCTACAATGCAGAAAAGGATAAAGATCTTAACAGAGCTATGACAGCAGGAACTGATGTTGCAGAGTCTTTATCAGGAAAGCTATCTGGTATCAAGTTAAGGGACGGTTATGGAGATTCGAGTTCAG TTTCGAGGCCAGAAGGGgaaaagaaagttccataa